The sequence below is a genomic window from Lolium perenne isolate Kyuss_39 chromosome 4, Kyuss_2.0, whole genome shotgun sequence.
GCCCCGCCCTCGCCCGCTTCCGCCTTGGCCCCGTCGAGTACGCGCTCCGGGCCATCCCgctcggcggctacgtgggcttcCCCGACGACGACCCCGAATCCGGCTTCGCGCCTGACGACCCTGACCTCCTCCGCAACCGCCCCGTCCCAGACCGCCTCCTCGTCGTCTCCGCGGGCGTCATCGCCAACCTCATCTTCGCCTTCCTCATTGTCTACGCCCAAGCTCTCACCGTCGGCGTCCCTGTCCAGGCGCTGCTCACCGGGGTCCTAGTTCCCGATGTCATACccggctccgccgccgcccgcgccggGCTACTTCCTGGCGATATCATCCTCGCCGTCCCCGGCGCCGCGCCTGACCCGTCGGTGCCGGCCCTTGTCGACCTCATCAAAGCCAGTCCCAACAAGAAGGTCCTCGTTACCGTGTCAAGAACCGGGCCCGGGATCAGGGACAAGCAGTCCCTTGATCTCACCGTCGTGCCGGACACCAGTGCAGACGGGACCGGACGCATCGGCGTGCAGCTCTCGCCCAACTTCCGGGTCACACGCGTCCACCCAAGAAACTTGTCCGAGGCCACTGTCCTCGCCGTGCGCGAGTTCACTGCGTTGGGCGGGACGGTCCTCGACGGGCTCAAGCAGACGTTTCTCAACTTCTCGCAGACGGCGGAGAAGGTGTCAGGCCCGGTTGCAATAATCGCGGTCGGCGCGGAGGTGGCCAGGTCAAGCGCCGACGGCTTGTTTCAGTTTGCTGCGGTAATTAACCTCAACCTCGCAGCAATAAACCTGCTACCGCTGCCGGCCTTAGACGGTGGGACATTGGCGTTGATCCTTCTCGAGGCAGCCCGCGGCGGGCAGAAGATCCCCCGCGAGATTGAGCAGAGGATCATGTCATCGGGGATATTGTTGGTACTTATGGTTGGCATGTTCCTTATTGTGCGCGACACACTCAATCTCGACTTCATCAAGCAGAATTTGTGATTATTCAGGTTATCGCCAGTTTCAAACTGGATCACAGGCAGCTATCGCCAGTTTCAGACATTGGAAAGGTTTGTAGTTATGATCCCTTTTGCCCTTTGATGGTATTGTTCTAGCAATCTAGCTTGCTATACTGATCATAGCTTCTTGTATTGTTGTCATATATCTGAATAAAGTTTACAAAGTTACACCTTCTTGGGGAGCTGATGCTTTGGTCCTGGCTTAACATTATTTCTTCATGGTGATATTAGAATACATCAGATTTGACTAGTTGTAACGACAAAACTAGATATATACTGATGTAGTGTGCTGGTATTCTATACGATCTTACCGACGTTACAATTCTACGAACCTGGTTATTAGAATTTTAGTTCTCCATGCACCTGTCCATGGTTGAATATATGCCTCGAGAGCGATTTTTGAAATGAAAATTCCATGCACTGGGTTATTAGATTTGAACTTTGGTTATTGACTCCTTTGTTGGAGGATAAATATAACTGTA
It includes:
- the LOC127323296 gene encoding probable membrane metalloprotease ARASP2, chloroplastic; the protein is MITTHISKPPFPAPFHSHSNAAAPLPLFRRHRHLHLSKHFSVAVAASPSELLASVESVASAASVLASIVLVHESGHFVAATSRGIHVSQFSVGFGPALARFRLGPVEYALRAIPLGGYVGFPDDDPESGFAPDDPDLLRNRPVPDRLLVVSAGVIANLIFAFLIVYAQALTVGVPVQALLTGVLVPDVIPGSAAARAGLLPGDIILAVPGAAPDPSVPALVDLIKASPNKKVLVTVSRTGPGIRDKQSLDLTVVPDTSADGTGRIGVQLSPNFRVTRVHPRNLSEATVLAVREFTALGGTVLDGLKQTFLNFSQTAEKVSGPVAIIAVGAEVARSSADGLFQFAAVINLNLAAINLLPLPALDGGTLALILLEAARGGQKIPREIEQRIMSSGILLVLMVGMFLIVRDTLNLDFIKQNL